The following are encoded in a window of Rhizobium sp. 11515TR genomic DNA:
- a CDS encoding aminopeptidase P family protein produces the protein MFQSFDVTSTPQFGRERVAGLRAAFGDLGIDGFLVPRADEYQGEYVPKCSERLAWLTGFTGSAGVALITHSQAVVFVDGRYVTQLAEQVDRSVFTGGDLVNEPPHVWLPRHAKKGFRLGIDPWLHTGAEVRRLEKALAEIDGKLVFLPHNPLDKLWTDRPPEPLGNVIIQDIAQAGVLAKDKLATIASGLKEKNLKAALITDPSSVAWIFNIRGSDVPHTPHPLARAIIYAEGEAALFLDKRKTKVEAEAYLTQICKQLPPSELTKRLAAAAANGGRILVDPDLASYALTDLIRREGGEVVEGNDPAKLPRACKNAAEINGSAAAHLQDGAAMVEFLYWLETSKPGTVTEIAAAERLEACRARVGESMQNPLKDISFDTIAGAGEHAAIMHYRVTTASDRLIQAGELFLIDSGAQYINGTTDITRTVGIGAVSEEQKRLFTLVLKGMIAISTARFPKGTRGCDLDPLARIALWKAGVDFAHGTGHGVGSYLSVHEGPQRIARLAVQELLPGMILSNEPGYYRPGHFGIRIENLIYIRDPEEIEGGDMPMLGFETLTFCPIDRSLVLVELLTHEELHWLNEYHVRTREALMPLIHDHDVRAWLENATLELSH, from the coding sequence ATGTTTCAGTCTTTCGACGTCACTTCCACCCCGCAATTCGGTCGCGAGCGTGTTGCCGGTTTGCGTGCTGCCTTCGGCGATCTCGGCATTGACGGCTTCCTCGTGCCGCGGGCTGACGAGTATCAAGGCGAGTACGTGCCCAAATGCTCGGAGCGCCTCGCATGGCTCACGGGCTTCACGGGATCGGCAGGTGTTGCACTTATCACACACTCCCAGGCCGTGGTTTTCGTGGATGGCCGTTATGTGACTCAGCTTGCCGAACAGGTGGACCGCAGCGTCTTTACTGGTGGCGATCTGGTGAACGAGCCGCCGCATGTCTGGCTGCCGCGTCACGCGAAGAAAGGTTTCCGGCTCGGCATCGATCCATGGCTTCATACGGGTGCCGAGGTACGCCGACTGGAAAAGGCCTTGGCCGAGATCGACGGCAAGCTAGTCTTCCTCCCGCATAATCCGCTCGACAAGCTCTGGACCGACCGCCCGCCCGAGCCGCTGGGCAACGTTATCATTCAGGATATCGCTCAGGCCGGTGTCCTCGCCAAGGACAAGCTTGCGACGATTGCAAGCGGCCTCAAGGAAAAGAATCTCAAGGCGGCGCTGATTACCGATCCGTCTTCGGTCGCCTGGATCTTCAACATTCGCGGCAGCGACGTGCCGCATACGCCGCATCCCCTGGCACGCGCCATCATCTATGCTGAAGGCGAGGCGGCGCTCTTCCTCGACAAGCGCAAGACCAAGGTGGAGGCCGAAGCCTATCTCACGCAGATCTGCAAGCAGCTGCCGCCTTCCGAACTTACCAAGCGTCTGGCCGCTGCAGCTGCGAATGGCGGGCGCATCCTGGTCGATCCGGATCTTGCCTCCTATGCCCTGACCGATCTCATCCGTCGAGAGGGTGGGGAAGTTGTGGAGGGCAATGATCCTGCCAAGCTGCCGCGCGCTTGCAAGAATGCTGCCGAAATCAATGGGTCGGCGGCGGCGCACCTGCAGGACGGCGCCGCCATGGTCGAGTTCCTTTACTGGCTGGAGACGAGCAAGCCGGGAACGGTGACGGAAATCGCCGCTGCAGAACGGCTGGAAGCCTGCCGCGCCCGCGTCGGCGAAAGCATGCAGAACCCGCTCAAGGACATCTCCTTTGATACGATCGCCGGCGCCGGCGAACACGCGGCCATCATGCATTACCGCGTGACGACGGCGAGTGACCGCCTGATCCAGGCAGGCGAGCTGTTCCTCATCGATTCAGGCGCGCAATATATCAACGGTACGACCGATATCACCCGCACCGTTGGCATCGGTGCCGTTTCCGAAGAGCAGAAGCGTCTCTTCACGCTGGTCCTGAAGGGAATGATCGCCATCAGCACGGCGCGTTTCCCGAAGGGTACGCGCGGCTGCGATCTCGATCCGCTTGCGCGCATCGCGCTCTGGAAGGCGGGCGTCGATTTCGCGCATGGCACCGGCCACGGCGTTGGCTCCTATTTGTCCGTGCATGAGGGGCCGCAGCGCATTGCGCGGCTCGCGGTGCAGGAGCTGCTTCCCGGCATGATCCTTTCCAACGAACCCGGCTACTATCGTCCGGGTCATTTCGGCATCCGCATCGAAAACCTGATCTATATCCGCGATCCGGAGGAGATCGAGGGGGGTGACATGCCTATGCTGGGCTTCGAGACTTTGACCTTCTGCCCCATCGATCGCAGCCTGGTGCTGGTGGAACTGCTGACCCACGAGGAGCTGCATTGGCTGAACGAGTATCACGTCCGGACGCGCGAGGCGCTGATGCCGTTGATCCACGATCATGACGTCCGAGCGTGGCTGGAAAATGCCACGCTCGAGCTCAGCCATTGA